The stretch of DNA CCTCTGAGCTGGGACGGCGGCGCGAAAGGACGCCGCCTAGATTATTCGTTCAAAAACGGGCTTTATCGATAAAATATTATCCCTCAACGGCCCCGTTTTCTCTCAGGTCAGCTTATTTTATCACGAGCCGCAGCATCATGACACAGAGAGTGAAGAAACTGGTACAATACGTGACAGGAAGTTCTGTCTATATTCAGACAAAGGAGCCTTTCCCCATGAGATTGATCGTCACGTTTCTCTCCATCGGCACACTGATCGCTTACGGTTACGCGCTGGCCGGCCTGGGCGGCTATCTGATCGGCAAAGGCCATCCGAGCTACATCGTCTGGGGGCTGCTGCTGGGCACGCTCAGCGCCGTCGCCGCGCTCTTCCTGTGGCGCAAACACGCCCGCGAGTTTTACATCGACGATTGATCCGGCGGGCAGAACATAATTTCATGATAAAAAGCCGATGATCAAGCGATCATCGGCTTTTTTGTCCTTGAAGATTTTGTGTTCCGCAGGCGGATTACTCCACCGTGATCTCGGCGCTGGACTCCCAGAGGCCGTGAAGGTTGCAGTAGGAAACGGCGATGAGCGTGCCGCTTTCCTTGAGCTTGACGTGCAGACAGCCCTGAGGCGCCGTGGCGTTGTCGCCGTGGACGTCGAAGGTCAGCTCGCCGAGTTCGACCGCGAATTTGCTGGACGCGCCCTTGAAGTAGAGCTTGATCCAGGCGATGTAGTGCTCCATCGTGTTGGGATGGGCGATCTCCTTGCCGACCGAAAGCACCACGTGCGCCGTCTCCCCCGCCTTGACGGACGCCGGCGCTTCGATCACGGGAACGTGTTTTTCGCCTTTCCAGTCGCCGCTTTGAATCAGTTCGCCAATTTTCATTGTATTACCCCCCATTGAATAGATTTGTTTCTTGTACTCCGACTAATTATATCATGTTTCCCCGAAGAGGGCAAAAATTGTCGCCTTCGCCGCCCAAAGAACGGATGAGATCTCCTGTGTCACCGATAAATGTCGTCCGCCTTTCTCCCGCAGAAAGGCAAGGCGTTACGCATGCAGCGCCCTGATCTGTTCCCACAGGTCTCGTTCGCGGGCAGAGACGTTCTGCGGCACGCTGATTTCGATCGTGGCGTACAAGTCGCCGCGCAGGCCGCCGCCGCGCATGGGCAGTCCTTTGCCGTGCAGGCGCAGGCGGGTCCCCGACTGGGAGCCGGCGGGGACTTTCACTTTCAACGCGCCTTCGGGGGAGGGCACGCTCACGGTGCCGCCGAGCACGGCGTCCCACGGCGTCACGGTCACGGCGGTGACGAGGTCGTAGCCGCTGATCTCGAAGCGGCTGTCCGCCTCGATGTGAACGACGACGTACAGGTCGCCGTTTTCGCCGCCGCCCCGGCCGGGCGCGCCCTGGCCGCGCAGTTTCAGGCGCGAGCCTTCGCGGATGCCGCGGGGCAGGTTCACTTCGATGGTGCGGGTCCCGGCCGCGCCGCTGAGCGTCATGCTCCGTTTCAGCGGCGCGGCGATCACGTCGGCCAGCGAAAGCGTGATCTGCACTTCGCTGTCTTCGCCGCGGGCCGTGCGGCTGCGGCCGCCGAAGAGGTCGCTGGCGCTGAAGCCGCGTGCGGAACCGCCCATGTTGCCGAAGATGGTCTGGAAGAACTCGCTGAAACCGCCGCCGTCGCCGAATTCCATGTGCACGCCGCCGCCGGGGAATCCGCCGAAGCCCTGAAAGCCGCCGCCCTGTCCGCCGAACTGCTGGGCGGCTTCCCAGTTGGGGCCGAGGGCGTCGTATTTCTGGCGTTTTGCCGGATCGTGCAGCACTTCGTACGCTTCGTTCACGTCTTTGTACTTCTGCTCCGCGCCGGGGGTCTTGTTCACGTCGGGATGGTACTTCTTCGCCAGTTTGCGGTACGCGCTTTTTATTTCCTGTTCCGTGGCGGTCTTGGACACGCCGAGAATTTCGTAATAATCTTTGTAGGCTACGCTCATAGCCGGACACCTCCACCGGTCAGACCGATTTTCGCAATCGTCTAACCAAAGCTGACCATATTATATATTACTGAATTTCCTTTGTCCAGAGGAGGAAAATGAAACGTTGCGGAACGAAACGGAAAGTTTTGGACAGAGCGCGCCGCTTGAGGTAAAATTGGAATGGAAAATTAAAGCGCTTCGCGGAGGGACGACCATGGAATTTTGGAAGATCAACGGCAACGGCAACGATTTCATCACGCTCGACATGCTGGCCGCGCAAAAACCGGCGCACGAACTGGCGGAGCTGGCGCGCCGCCTCTGCCGCCGCCGCGCGTCCGTCGGCGCCGACGGGCTGCTGATCGTGGAGCCGTCCGCGGGCGCGCATTTCCGCATGAGACTGTTCAACGCCGACGGATCGGAAGCCGAAATGTGCGGCAACGGCGCGCGCTGTATCGCGCGCTTCGCTTACGAGCGCGGCGTCGCTCCGGCGGAAATGACGTTCGAGACGCTGGCGGGCGTGATGCGCGCGCGCGTCGAGGGCAGCTTTGCCGAGATCGACCTCGGCGAGCAGTCGTTCGCGCCGGACTGGATCGACCGGCCGCTGACGATGGACGGCGCGGCCTTCCGCAGCTGCTTCTTGTGGGTGGGCGTGCCCCATCTCGTGCTGTTCGCACCGGAGGAACTGAGCCGCGACGACTGCCGGCGCATCGGGCGCGCATTCCGTGCGGACGCGTCGCTGTTCCCGCAGGGCTGCAACGTGAACTTCGCGCGGCCCGTCGGGCGCGGCGAGCTGTCGGCCGTGACCTACGAGCGCGGCGTCGAGGATCTCACCGATTCCTGCGGCACGGGCAGCGTGGCGGCGGCGCTGTCGGCCGGTTTGCTGTTCGGCATGGACAGCCCGATCGAAGTGCACAATCCCGGCGGCACGAACCGAGTCGCTTTCGAACGGCTCGACGGGACGCGCTTCCGCACGGTTCTGGGCGGAGACACCGCCGTTGTCGCAAAGGGGGAACTTGGCCCCGATGCCTGATCGTACCAGAGAAGGGGGAGAAGAGTTCATGAAGGACAAACGAGAGCTTTCCAAGGACGAGCTGGAGCTGCTCCGCGACGAAGCGCTGCCTCCGGCGGAAGACGAAGAGATCATCGAAGACGACGATTGGACAGAGTTCCGCAAGATGAGCCCCGAAGAGCAGAAGTGGGCTCTGATTCAGCTTCAGCTCGATCAGGAACAGAAATATATCGAGAGCATTTTCACTCCCGAATAGGGAATAAAAAAACCGCGGGCCGTCGCCGTTTCGCGGCAGAATCTTTCAGGACGTGGTGTGATGAGACATCTTTTCAAAGCGCTGGCGCACTCTTGGGGCGGCTTTCTCGTGCTGCTCGGGGAAGCCGCGTTCCGTCAGGAACTGGTCATGCTGCTTGCCGCGCTGTCGGCCGTGTGCTGGCGGCGCGGCCTTTCCGCTTTCGCCGCCGCGCTGCCCTGGGGACTGCTGGTGCTGATCGCGGAAGCGCTCAACACCGGCATCGAAAAGACGGTGGATCTCTGTACGCAAGAATGGCATCCGCTGGCCAAAGCCGCCAAGGACGCGGCCAGTTTCGCCTGCGGCATGGCGATCCTGGCGTTCGCTCTGGTCTGCGCGCGGGAACTTTTCCTTTAGATTTTTTCGGTCGGAAGGCCGTCGTCTTCCGCTCGCAAAATGCCGGAAGTCCGAGAGCTTCCGGCATTTTTTTGAAAGGCGGGATGTGATGCGTTTTCTTCGCGTTTTTCTGCTGCACGTCCGGTCGGCGGGCGCGGCGCCACGCTCCATTAGCTTCCTGTCGGCACCCTGAAGCGAAGAAGCGTATGTTTCATGAAAGAGGCATCTTTTTAATGAAGACCGGGGGGAGCGAATGAACTTGAGCACTCTGTTCCAGATCATGGGCGGCGTCGGGCTGTTCCTGTACGGCATCAAACTGATGGGCGACGCCCTTCAGGATTTGGCGGGCGACCGCATGCGCACGCTGATCGCGTCGCTGACGAGCACGCCGCTCAAGGGCGCGCTGGTCGGCACGCTGGTAACGATGGTGATCCAGTCGAGCGCCGCCACGACGATCATGTCGGTGAGCTTCGTGCAGGCGGGGATGATGACGCTGAAGCAGGCGCTCGGCGTGATCATGGGAGCCAACATCGGCACCACCGTCACGGCGCAGCTGGTCGCCTTCAACATGAGCGAGCTGGCGCTGCCGCTGCTGGGCGTCGGCATGCTGCTGGCCGTCTTCGGCCACTCGAAAAAACGCCGCTACGTCGGCAACGGCATCTTCGGCTTCGGGCTGCTCTTCATCGGCATGAGCACGATGGAGCACGCGCTCGGCTTTCTCGCCGCCAACAAACAGTTTTTTCTCACCTTCGCCGCTCATCCGCTGCTGGGCGTCGCCGCCGGCACGCTGCTGACCATGGCCGTGCAGTCGAGTTCGGCCACGGTCGGCCTCACCATCGCCATGGCCGTGCAGGGGCTGCTGCCGCTTCAGTCGGCCATCGCCATCCTGCTGGGCGACAATCTGGGCACGACGATCACCGCCGTCATCGCCGCGCTTGGTTCGAGCAGGTCGGCCAAGCAGGCCGCCGCTGGGCACGTGCTTTTCAATCTGCTCGGCGTGGCGATCTTCCTGCCGCTGCTTGGCCCCTATACGGCGCTGATCTCGCACACGTCCGCGAATATCGCCCGTCAGCTGGCCAACGCCCACACGCTCTTCAACGTCGTCAACACCATACTCCAGCTGCCCTTTGTGAGTTTGCTCGCCCGGCTGATCCAGAAGCTGATTCCGGTCAAAGATGAAAAAGTTTACGCCGGCGCCCGTTATCTGAATGAAAGCCTGCTGAACACGTCGCCCGCCGCCGCGCTGACGGCGGTGCGCAACGAACTGCTGAACATGGGCGGCATGGCGCTGGAAATGCTCGACCTGGTGAAGCAAGCTTTCGCCTCCAAGGATCCGGGCGCCGTGTCCAAGCTGAATCGGGTGGAAGACGGCCTGAACGACCTGACGCGGCGCGTTGCCGCCTTCGCCGCCAAGCTTTGGCAGCGCCACATCTCCGATCATCTTTCCTCGCTGCTCGAATCTCTCGTGAACGGCTCCAGCGACATCGAGCGCATCGGCGATCATGCCCAGAACATGATGGAGCTTTACGAGTACCTTCAGGATCACAATCTCGAATTTTCGCCGTCCGCCGTTCAGGAGTTTTCCGCGATGCTCGCGCTGGTCCGCGAGATGGTGCAGAAGGCTCTCGAGGCCCTGCGCACGGAGAACGTCGAACTGGCCCGCGAGGTGTCGGTGACGATGGAAGACGGGGTCGACGCCATGGAGAGGCAACTGCGGCACACGCACATACAGCGCCTCAACGACGGGAGCTGTACGCCCTCGTCCGGCGTGCTCTTCATCGACCTGATCAGCAACATGGAGCGCATCGGCGACCACGCCACCAACGTGGCCGAAATCGTTCTGGAAACGTCCGGTCTTCATGCGCGCCGGGAAACGGGCAAAAAGTTCGAAATGTAATGAAAGGCGGGGAGACGCACGCACCACCGCGAGGACTCCAATTATAAGGAAGCAACCGGAGAAAATCGCCGCGCCGCTTTGGGATGCCGATCCTTGACTCAAACGACGAATGTTCTCCAGCCCCGCCGGCCAAAATCGCGCGCTTGTTCCCGGCCGAAAAAACCGCGGCAAAAAAATGCAAAAATTCGGCGGCGATTTATCCCGAAAAAGTCCGCAGAAACGGCGGCTCCCAATGATTGGTGTATAATTGTGAAAATCGCTCCGACATCGACCGGCGTCAACGGCCGACCGTCCGTTCAGCCCAGCTCGCAGGAGGCTTTGAAAATGAAAGAACCGGAAGCTTACGCCCCGACTGCCGCGGATTTCGTCTACCGACATCTGCGCGGCCAGATCTTCGCCAAAAAGCGCCAGCCCGGCGACCGGCTTACCGAAGAGGCGATCGCCCAGGAACTCGACGTCAGCCGCACCCCCGTGCGCGAGGCGATCCG from Pyramidobacter piscolens W5455 encodes:
- a CDS encoding DnaJ C-terminal domain-containing protein, encoding MSVAYKDYYEILGVSKTATEQEIKSAYRKLAKKYHPDVNKTPGAEQKYKDVNEAYEVLHDPAKRQKYDALGPNWEAAQQFGGQGGGFQGFGGFPGGGVHMEFGDGGGFSEFFQTIFGNMGGSARGFSASDLFGGRSRTARGEDSEVQITLSLADVIAAPLKRSMTLSGAAGTRTIEVNLPRGIREGSRLKLRGQGAPGRGGGENGDLYVVVHIEADSRFEISGYDLVTAVTVTPWDAVLGGTVSVPSPEGALKVKVPAGSQSGTRLRLHGKGLPMRGGGLRGDLYATIEISVPQNVSARERDLWEQIRALHA
- a CDS encoding class II SORL domain-containing protein, which translates into the protein MKIGELIQSGDWKGEKHVPVIEAPASVKAGETAHVVLSVGKEIAHPNTMEHYIAWIKLYFKGASSKFAVELGELTFDVHGDNATAPQGCLHVKLKESGTLIAVSYCNLHGLWESSAEITVE
- the dapF gene encoding diaminopimelate epimerase, translated to MEFWKINGNGNDFITLDMLAAQKPAHELAELARRLCRRRASVGADGLLIVEPSAGAHFRMRLFNADGSEAEMCGNGARCIARFAYERGVAPAEMTFETLAGVMRARVEGSFAEIDLGEQSFAPDWIDRPLTMDGAAFRSCFLWVGVPHLVLFAPEELSRDDCRRIGRAFRADASLFPQGCNVNFARPVGRGELSAVTYERGVEDLTDSCGTGSVAAALSAGLLFGMDSPIEVHNPGGTNRVAFERLDGTRFRTVLGGDTAVVAKGELGPDA
- a CDS encoding diacylglycerol kinase → MRHLFKALAHSWGGFLVLLGEAAFRQELVMLLAALSAVCWRRGLSAFAAALPWGLLVLIAEALNTGIEKTVDLCTQEWHPLAKAAKDAASFACGMAILAFALVCARELFL
- a CDS encoding Na/Pi cotransporter family protein, translated to MNLSTLFQIMGGVGLFLYGIKLMGDALQDLAGDRMRTLIASLTSTPLKGALVGTLVTMVIQSSAATTIMSVSFVQAGMMTLKQALGVIMGANIGTTVTAQLVAFNMSELALPLLGVGMLLAVFGHSKKRRYVGNGIFGFGLLFIGMSTMEHALGFLAANKQFFLTFAAHPLLGVAAGTLLTMAVQSSSATVGLTIAMAVQGLLPLQSAIAILLGDNLGTTITAVIAALGSSRSAKQAAAGHVLFNLLGVAIFLPLLGPYTALISHTSANIARQLANAHTLFNVVNTILQLPFVSLLARLIQKLIPVKDEKVYAGARYLNESLLNTSPAAALTAVRNELLNMGGMALEMLDLVKQAFASKDPGAVSKLNRVEDGLNDLTRRVAAFAAKLWQRHISDHLSSLLESLVNGSSDIERIGDHAQNMMELYEYLQDHNLEFSPSAVQEFSAMLALVREMVQKALEALRTENVELAREVSVTMEDGVDAMERQLRHTHIQRLNDGSCTPSSGVLFIDLISNMERIGDHATNVAEIVLETSGLHARRETGKKFEM